Proteins encoded together in one Catellatospora citrea window:
- a CDS encoding BsuBI/PstI family type II restriction endonuclease, whose amino-acid sequence MRKPISRSEAARRLLIIFPRAAFDAVLSSPLAGTAVAALVHVEAVCGKDAPADAVHWARPSTVMWTSDEVFIRMDDDSRRSYRDAASRGSKQVDELHQAWGVPYQPVYKENSRETLRDETFRGWREHGALQMRPGIPTSSSAPRWALSEEFADLFDPDLEEEAFRKAAEQWRETHMDPGARLKAAFALDAETAKHAVIVDLPDGTKRTLENSNSSLIIKGVVESWAPARMGKPVVLAISEPGVKVHMGDERMLQILKIKIDVNNVLPDVLMADIGADPVQFWIVEAVATDGPVSAERKKALLAWAARQNIKADRCSFLTAFLSRNADAARRRLKDLASGTWAWYADEPGHELAWYSLTPSADDL is encoded by the coding sequence TTGCGGAAGCCCATCAGCCGTTCAGAAGCTGCACGACGACTTCTGATCATCTTCCCGCGGGCCGCCTTCGACGCCGTTTTGTCGTCTCCGCTAGCCGGTACAGCCGTGGCTGCGCTCGTGCACGTAGAGGCGGTCTGCGGCAAAGACGCGCCCGCCGATGCGGTTCACTGGGCTCGGCCGTCCACGGTGATGTGGACGTCTGACGAAGTCTTCATACGCATGGACGACGACTCTCGCCGTTCGTACCGGGACGCTGCGTCTCGTGGAAGCAAGCAGGTCGACGAGCTGCACCAGGCGTGGGGTGTTCCTTACCAGCCTGTCTACAAGGAGAACTCACGGGAAACACTCCGCGACGAAACCTTCCGCGGATGGCGAGAACACGGTGCCTTGCAGATGCGTCCTGGCATCCCAACGTCGAGCAGCGCACCCAGATGGGCACTGTCCGAAGAGTTTGCGGACCTGTTCGACCCCGACCTTGAAGAAGAGGCGTTTCGCAAAGCTGCCGAACAATGGCGCGAAACTCACATGGACCCCGGTGCCAGGCTCAAAGCAGCGTTCGCGCTAGATGCCGAGACGGCCAAACATGCGGTGATCGTCGATCTTCCTGACGGAACCAAGCGGACGCTTGAGAACAGCAACTCCTCTTTGATCATCAAGGGTGTAGTTGAGTCCTGGGCACCGGCGCGCATGGGCAAGCCCGTGGTGCTTGCGATCTCGGAACCCGGCGTCAAGGTCCACATGGGTGACGAGAGAATGCTTCAGATCTTGAAAATCAAGATCGATGTCAACAATGTGCTGCCAGATGTGCTGATGGCCGATATCGGTGCTGACCCCGTCCAGTTCTGGATCGTGGAAGCGGTGGCGACCGATGGCCCAGTCTCGGCTGAACGCAAGAAGGCCCTCCTGGCCTGGGCGGCGAGACAGAACATCAAGGCTGACCGCTGCTCCTTCCTGACAGCGTTCCTGTCTCGAAACGCCGATGCCGCACGGAGGCGTCTAAAGGATCTCGCATCTGGCACATGGGCCTGGTACGCAGACGAGCCTGGGCACGAACTCGCCTGGTACAGCTTGACGCCGAGCGCTGACGATCTCTAG
- a CDS encoding tyrosine-protein phosphatase, with translation MDRHLAFGHLRNFRDLGGYRGFEGRTVRWGRLYRSDALSKMDDADWARFLELGVKTVIDLRYPWEIERAGRVREHHGLAYHNLSVEHRPYQQATLGPEVATGPYLAAKYAEVAQDGVVELRQALDVIVADDSAPVVFHCASGKDRTGLLAALVLTLLDVPDEVIVEDFALTELATAGLVADMTARMGVAPTWPGYGRAPAEVMTLFLAWVGENHGSLRGYAEKELGIDDAYVARLRATLLDP, from the coding sequence GTGGACAGACACCTCGCCTTCGGGCATCTGCGCAACTTCCGTGATCTGGGCGGCTACCGGGGATTCGAGGGCCGCACCGTGCGCTGGGGGCGGCTCTACCGGTCCGACGCGCTGTCCAAGATGGATGACGCCGACTGGGCGCGTTTCCTCGAACTGGGCGTCAAGACCGTGATCGACCTGCGGTACCCGTGGGAGATCGAGCGTGCCGGGCGGGTACGCGAGCACCACGGGCTGGCGTACCACAACCTCAGCGTGGAGCACCGGCCGTACCAGCAGGCGACGCTGGGGCCGGAGGTGGCGACCGGGCCGTACCTCGCGGCCAAGTACGCCGAGGTCGCGCAGGACGGGGTGGTCGAGCTGCGGCAGGCGCTCGACGTGATCGTCGCCGACGACAGCGCTCCCGTGGTGTTCCACTGCGCCTCCGGCAAGGACCGCACCGGCCTGCTCGCCGCGCTGGTGCTGACCCTGCTCGACGTGCCCGACGAGGTCATCGTCGAGGACTTCGCGCTCACCGAACTGGCCACGGCCGGGCTGGTCGCGGACATGACCGCCCGGATGGGCGTCGCGCCCACCTGGCCCGGCTACGGACGCGCCCCCGCCGAGGTGATGACGCTGTTCCTGGCCTGGGTGGGGGAGAACCACGGCTCGCTGCGCGGCTACGCCGAGAAGGAACTCGGCATCGACGACGCCTACGTCGCCCGCCTCCGCGCCACCCTGCTCGACCCCTGA
- a CDS encoding YaaC family protein has product MNSVSTTNDDSATWAALRASRSDPPAATLSNSERRATYLAALEQSEQLFKAASAVGSATAPLMLYYGLSQAGRAIVAAAKSVRDDWRLSGHGINHGPLTVALPAVRVFAEGSRGSFVRLSDVLGSPTWDKQSDAVELTALWDALPQTLDWPLRDDDDRRTAHRLEYYRYEQALPLLTFALCDLPRELATSASLGKDLALYLRSYPTLGGYSYIKANDGPGADPAVTVYTNGRGEVELNIMVDRGRKVDEQARRAHYEAIATKHSGAYRSFYLVPAVGSNHKPMHPLMTWWAVLYTLSMLARYQPAEWATYINVDRSPHAVPIEQILQEALSAVPKLIASTIRDVSK; this is encoded by the coding sequence ATGAACTCCGTGTCTACGACGAACGACGACTCTGCGACGTGGGCGGCGCTACGAGCCAGCCGCTCGGACCCGCCGGCCGCGACGCTCAGCAACTCCGAACGGCGCGCAACATACCTGGCGGCTCTGGAGCAGTCGGAGCAGCTGTTCAAGGCGGCATCTGCCGTTGGCTCTGCCACGGCTCCGCTGATGCTGTACTACGGGCTAAGCCAGGCTGGAAGGGCAATCGTTGCCGCAGCGAAGTCCGTTCGTGACGACTGGCGGTTGAGTGGCCACGGGATCAACCACGGTCCCCTCACCGTCGCGTTGCCCGCCGTACGAGTGTTCGCGGAGGGGTCACGGGGAAGCTTCGTCCGTCTCTCCGACGTTCTAGGATCGCCAACCTGGGATAAACAGAGTGACGCCGTTGAGCTGACCGCCCTCTGGGATGCGTTGCCGCAGACACTCGACTGGCCACTTCGAGACGACGACGATCGACGAACCGCGCATCGTCTTGAGTACTACCGTTACGAGCAGGCGCTGCCGCTCTTAACCTTCGCCCTGTGCGACCTGCCGAGAGAACTTGCCACATCCGCTTCTCTCGGAAAGGATCTCGCGCTGTACTTGCGGTCGTACCCAACCCTGGGCGGCTACTCCTACATCAAGGCCAACGATGGTCCAGGCGCCGATCCGGCAGTGACCGTCTACACCAACGGACGAGGCGAAGTCGAGCTCAACATTATGGTCGACCGTGGCCGTAAGGTCGACGAGCAGGCTCGACGTGCTCACTACGAGGCGATCGCCACAAAACATAGCGGCGCATACCGCAGCTTCTATCTCGTTCCTGCGGTCGGATCTAACCATAAGCCTATGCATCCGCTCATGACTTGGTGGGCAGTGCTGTACACGCTGTCGATGTTGGCGCGCTACCAGCCAGCAGAGTGGGCCACCTACATCAACGTCGACCGCAGTCCGCACGCTGTCCCGATCGAGCAGATCCTACAAGAAGCGTTGTCGGCCGTTCCAAAGCTCATAGCTTCTACGATTCGGGACGTGAGCAAATGA
- a CDS encoding Eco57I restriction-modification methylase domain-containing protein: MVPDVLDIATLPGLEVVPAPARPLGSRGSRSDVADPAASELTSDARGVLARIPSWWRGQALAAGLDGRWLDVEQALAAEPPVALAPTPEDPEWSALSAEQVGAAYVESLSASTRSRHGRHYTPALLAAHLWKLVRQSLELSPRTRVLPGLVCDPACGAGALLLPALREHLHASYAEAPELVLEKLPALMEGIDADPAAVWIANVVLAAEMLPTLARVPTDRRQPLPALARVGDGLAPPSRRARIVVMNPPYGRVRLSPAERDRYAHVLYGHANMYGLFMAAGVDALDDHGVLAALVPTSFTSGRYSANLRSHLGEKAAMTAVTFVEDRSGVFGSVLQETCLATFERRKRRKTRIMSLGSTETAIASVKIQKSAEPWVLPRRSDDAAIAAAASAMTESMSSFGWSASTGPLVWNRRSEDLHASPGPNRSFVVWAADLDGGVLHRDAARDSMRYMALTKPSDGKVMVLDRPAVLVQRTTAPEQSRRLVAALLCETALKELGGRVTVENHVNVLRSTAKDLVLSYEAMTRLLATKALDQVMRCISGSVAVSAYELESIPLPSRDVVATWNALEGSALETAVAAAYRLNGS, translated from the coding sequence GTGGTGCCTGATGTACTAGACATCGCGACTCTACCGGGCCTTGAGGTCGTACCCGCGCCAGCTCGCCCCCTGGGCTCGCGGGGATCGCGTAGTGATGTCGCAGACCCAGCCGCCAGCGAACTGACTTCGGACGCACGCGGCGTTCTAGCCCGTATCCCGTCCTGGTGGCGGGGGCAGGCCCTGGCCGCCGGGCTGGACGGCCGGTGGCTGGACGTCGAGCAGGCGCTTGCAGCGGAGCCCCCCGTTGCTCTCGCGCCCACCCCTGAGGACCCGGAATGGTCGGCGTTGTCTGCAGAGCAGGTGGGTGCCGCATATGTGGAATCGCTTTCTGCCAGCACGCGGTCGCGCCACGGTCGCCACTACACACCTGCCCTGCTCGCCGCCCATCTGTGGAAGCTTGTTCGACAATCACTGGAACTCTCGCCGCGGACCAGGGTTCTGCCCGGCCTCGTATGTGATCCAGCCTGTGGAGCGGGCGCGCTTCTGCTGCCGGCGTTGCGCGAACACCTCCATGCCTCGTACGCCGAAGCGCCAGAACTCGTACTGGAGAAGCTTCCTGCCCTGATGGAGGGCATCGACGCGGACCCGGCCGCAGTCTGGATCGCCAATGTCGTACTTGCTGCGGAAATGCTTCCAACGCTCGCTCGGGTGCCAACGGATCGCCGTCAGCCGCTACCGGCGCTCGCTCGCGTAGGCGACGGGTTGGCACCTCCCAGTAGGCGCGCTCGCATCGTCGTAATGAATCCGCCATACGGTCGAGTGCGACTGTCGCCAGCTGAACGTGATCGGTACGCGCACGTGCTTTACGGCCATGCCAACATGTACGGCCTGTTTATGGCGGCCGGTGTGGACGCGCTCGATGACCATGGCGTGCTGGCTGCGTTAGTGCCAACAAGCTTCACCAGCGGGCGTTACTCCGCGAATCTGCGCAGCCACCTCGGCGAGAAAGCCGCGATGACTGCCGTCACGTTCGTCGAGGACCGGAGCGGTGTTTTCGGCTCCGTCCTCCAGGAGACCTGCCTGGCAACCTTCGAGCGACGCAAGCGGCGTAAGACGCGGATCATGAGTCTGGGCAGTACAGAGACCGCCATCGCAAGCGTCAAGATCCAAAAATCTGCCGAACCCTGGGTTTTGCCCAGAAGATCTGATGACGCCGCAATCGCAGCGGCTGCCTCAGCGATGACGGAGTCGATGTCGTCGTTCGGGTGGAGCGCCTCAACGGGGCCGCTGGTGTGGAACCGTCGAAGCGAGGACCTGCACGCATCTCCAGGCCCAAATCGATCATTCGTGGTGTGGGCGGCGGACCTCGACGGCGGTGTCCTGCACCGCGACGCTGCTCGGGACTCGATGCGATATATGGCTCTCACGAAGCCGTCAGACGGCAAGGTCATGGTGCTCGACCGCCCTGCCGTGCTGGTCCAACGCACAACTGCTCCAGAGCAGTCCCGCCGGCTGGTCGCAGCGCTGCTCTGCGAGACAGCGCTGAAAGAGCTAGGTGGACGCGTCACTGTTGAAAACCACGTCAACGTGCTGCGGTCGACGGCAAAAGACCTCGTGCTCTCCTACGAGGCCATGACCCGGTTGCTGGCCACGAAAGCACTCGACCAAGTTATGCGATGCATATCCGGGTCCGTCGCGGTGAGCGCATATGAGCTAGAGTCGATCCCTCTACCCAGCCGCGACGTCGTGGCGACGTGGAACGCCTTGGAGGGGTCTGCGTTAGAAACGGCGGTTGCAGCGGCCTACCGGCTCAACGGGAGCTAA
- a CDS encoding NUDIX domain-containing protein gives MRAVLLDGDDLILFERTRPGVPRRYWATPGGGVDKHDANLLAALYRELDEELRAVVTAPVPLTFVDAQREDGLWQRQHLFACRLVSMDVANRYGEEFADPAKGTYDVVRVPFTAEAIGDLNMQPEGVAAYLRAAIDQVWQAAQDGRASYSVSFASGTSAQALRQALHEAYGLDPADVFTGTAEDLMGAADVRATVWINPDAGDPAYGCELSAGDSLARATGVSELELATRLCRLTATTALVADTPQHSWLISPDGDYHHSHSLRP, from the coding sequence GTGCGCGCTGTGCTCCTCGACGGCGACGACCTGATCCTGTTCGAACGGACCCGCCCGGGCGTGCCGCGGCGCTACTGGGCGACACCCGGCGGCGGCGTCGACAAGCACGACGCCAACCTGCTCGCGGCGCTGTACCGGGAGCTCGACGAGGAGCTGCGGGCGGTGGTCACCGCGCCGGTGCCGCTGACCTTCGTCGACGCCCAGCGCGAGGACGGCCTCTGGCAGCGACAGCACCTCTTCGCCTGCCGCCTGGTCTCGATGGACGTGGCGAACCGCTACGGCGAGGAGTTCGCCGACCCGGCCAAGGGCACCTACGACGTGGTGCGGGTGCCGTTCACGGCGGAGGCGATCGGCGACCTGAACATGCAGCCCGAGGGCGTCGCGGCGTACCTGCGGGCGGCGATCGACCAGGTGTGGCAGGCCGCGCAGGACGGCCGGGCGAGCTACAGCGTGTCCTTCGCGTCCGGGACGTCGGCGCAGGCGCTGCGGCAGGCGCTGCACGAGGCGTACGGCCTGGACCCGGCGGACGTCTTCACCGGCACCGCCGAGGACCTGATGGGCGCGGCCGACGTGCGGGCCACCGTCTGGATCAACCCCGACGCCGGCGACCCGGCATACGGCTGCGAGCTCAGCGCCGGGGACTCGCTGGCCCGCGCCACCGGGGTCAGCGAGCTCGAACTCGCCACCCGCCTGTGCCGCCTCACCGCCACCACGGCCCTGGTCGCCGACACCCCCCAGCACAGCTGGCTCATCTCCCCCGACGGCGACTACCACCACTCCCATTCCCTGCGCCCCTAG
- a CDS encoding terpene synthase family protein, with the protein MQAFVLPDFYLPHPARLNPHEQHARDHSNAWAKQMGMLDAPGPSGEPVWDLEKLSKHDYALMCAYTHPDCDSTALDLVTDWYVWVFFFDDHFLESFKYDRDLAGAQEYLDRLELFMTEPGETPPEPTNPAEAGLADLWARTIPHMSDGWRRRFVASTHNLMVESMWELDNINRHRIANPIEYIEMRRRVGGAPWSANLVEYACGAEVPDRLAGLRPLQVLRDTFADAVHLRNDLFSYQREVAEEGENSNAVLVLEKFLDVPTQRAGDLVGELLTSRLHQFEHTALTELPVLYAEHAVTPPEQLAVALYAKGLQDWQSGGHEWHARSSRYTKITPRAEGPAAVLAPGLPTLFGQYAHLPLGRQPGHLPIPPLHMPYQPRTSPHLGRARQQTVRWGRDMGMLDPVPGTGVHGLWTEQALAGFDFPHCAAMIHADATPEELEVSSNWLTWGTYGDDLFPVQFGRTRDFLGAKAANARLSLFMPLAGEPVPEPVNPLERGLADLWRRTAGPMTPAARARFRQAVEDMTASWVWELANQIQNRVPDPVDYVEMRRATFGSDMTMSLCRLAHAGLVPDDVYEHRVIQQLEHAAQDYACFTNDLFSYQKEIEYEDEIHNLVFVLERFLGCDRYAARDLVARLMGERMRQFEHIVSVELPAMCDQLGLDEPVRRRLTAYADQLKDWMSGILRWHEECVRYSPASMPLRSPGMSVHAPALLPLPSGLGTSAVRVLELLTTR; encoded by the coding sequence ATGCAAGCGTTTGTCCTGCCCGACTTCTACCTGCCTCACCCGGCGCGGCTGAACCCGCACGAGCAGCACGCCCGGGACCACTCGAACGCCTGGGCCAAGCAGATGGGGATGCTCGACGCCCCGGGCCCGTCCGGCGAACCGGTGTGGGACCTGGAGAAACTGAGCAAGCACGACTACGCGCTGATGTGCGCGTACACCCATCCCGACTGCGACTCCACGGCGCTGGACCTGGTCACCGACTGGTACGTCTGGGTCTTCTTCTTCGACGACCACTTCCTCGAGTCGTTCAAGTACGACCGGGACCTCGCCGGGGCGCAGGAGTACCTGGACCGGCTGGAACTGTTCATGACCGAGCCGGGCGAGACTCCCCCGGAGCCGACCAACCCGGCCGAGGCAGGGCTGGCCGACCTGTGGGCGCGCACCATCCCGCACATGTCCGACGGCTGGCGTCGCCGCTTCGTCGCCAGCACGCACAACCTCATGGTCGAGTCGATGTGGGAGCTGGACAACATCAACCGGCACCGGATCGCCAACCCGATCGAGTACATCGAGATGCGGCGGCGGGTCGGTGGCGCGCCCTGGTCGGCGAACCTCGTCGAGTACGCCTGCGGGGCCGAGGTGCCCGACCGGCTCGCCGGCCTGCGACCGCTGCAGGTGCTGCGGGACACCTTCGCCGACGCGGTGCACCTGCGCAACGACCTGTTCTCGTACCAGCGGGAGGTGGCCGAGGAGGGCGAGAACTCCAACGCGGTGCTGGTGCTGGAGAAGTTCCTCGACGTGCCCACCCAGCGGGCCGGCGACCTGGTCGGCGAGCTGCTCACGTCGCGGCTGCACCAGTTCGAGCACACCGCACTGACCGAGCTGCCGGTGCTGTACGCCGAGCACGCGGTCACCCCGCCGGAGCAGCTGGCGGTGGCGCTGTACGCGAAGGGGCTGCAGGACTGGCAGTCGGGCGGGCACGAGTGGCACGCCCGGTCCAGCCGGTACACGAAGATCACGCCGCGGGCCGAGGGCCCCGCCGCGGTGCTGGCCCCGGGCCTGCCGACGCTGTTCGGCCAGTACGCCCACCTGCCGCTCGGCCGGCAGCCGGGTCACCTGCCGATCCCGCCGCTGCACATGCCGTACCAGCCGCGCACCAGCCCGCACCTGGGCCGGGCCCGGCAGCAGACCGTGCGGTGGGGCCGTGACATGGGCATGCTCGATCCGGTGCCGGGCACCGGCGTGCACGGGCTGTGGACGGAGCAGGCCCTGGCGGGGTTCGACTTCCCGCACTGCGCCGCGATGATCCACGCCGACGCGACCCCGGAGGAGCTGGAGGTCTCGTCGAACTGGCTCACCTGGGGCACCTACGGCGACGACCTGTTCCCGGTGCAGTTCGGCCGCACCCGGGACTTCCTCGGCGCGAAGGCGGCCAACGCCCGGCTGTCGCTGTTCATGCCGCTGGCCGGCGAACCCGTCCCGGAGCCGGTCAACCCGCTCGAACGCGGCCTGGCCGACCTGTGGCGGCGCACCGCGGGGCCGATGACCCCGGCCGCGCGGGCCCGCTTCCGCCAGGCGGTCGAGGACATGACCGCTTCCTGGGTATGGGAGCTGGCGAACCAGATCCAGAACCGGGTGCCCGATCCGGTGGACTACGTGGAGATGCGGCGGGCCACGTTCGGCTCCGACATGACCATGAGCCTGTGCCGGCTGGCCCACGCCGGGCTGGTGCCCGACGACGTCTACGAGCACCGGGTGATCCAGCAGCTGGAGCACGCCGCGCAGGACTACGCGTGCTTCACCAACGACCTGTTCTCCTACCAGAAGGAGATCGAGTACGAGGACGAGATCCACAACCTGGTGTTCGTGCTGGAGCGCTTCCTCGGCTGCGACCGGTACGCCGCCCGTGACCTGGTCGCACGGCTGATGGGCGAGCGTATGCGGCAGTTCGAGCACATCGTGTCGGTGGAGCTGCCCGCCATGTGCGACCAGCTGGGGCTGGACGAGCCGGTCCGGCGGCGGCTGACCGCGTACGCCGACCAGCTCAAGGACTGGATGTCGGGCATCCTGCGCTGGCACGAGGAGTGCGTGCGGTACTCCCCCGCCAGCATGCCGCTGCGCAGTCCCGGCATGTCCGTGCACGCTCCCGCGCTCCTGCCGCTGCCGTCGGGGCTGGGCACCTCGGCGGTGCGCGTGCTCGAACTGCTCACCACGCGCTGA
- a CDS encoding sensor histidine kinase, whose translation MVSSADPSAGEEETINMLFHLSRRSQAMVDRLISCLDRMEQVEDPDAARMKDVFELDFLAIRMRRNDESLLVLAGGESARIRREPVSLVDVLHGARSEVEDFRRIEFGVIDDGLVVVAPAVNDLVHLLAELFDNAAAFSPPDSTVLVEARRVADRAVLLIEDRGIGIGKERLRELNHRLAHPSPVTAATCRQMGIEVVSRLAQRHEMRVELERAGDRGIAASVVLPAHALVN comes from the coding sequence ATGGTGAGCTCAGCCGACCCCTCTGCGGGGGAGGAAGAGACCATCAACATGCTGTTCCACCTGTCGCGGCGCTCGCAGGCGATGGTCGACCGGCTGATCAGCTGCCTGGACCGGATGGAGCAGGTCGAGGACCCGGACGCGGCCCGGATGAAGGACGTCTTCGAACTCGACTTCCTCGCCATCCGCATGCGGCGCAACGACGAGAGCCTGCTGGTGCTGGCCGGCGGCGAGTCGGCCCGGATCCGGCGCGAGCCGGTGTCCCTGGTCGACGTGCTGCACGGGGCGCGCTCCGAGGTCGAGGACTTCCGCCGGATCGAGTTCGGGGTGATCGACGACGGCCTGGTGGTGGTCGCCCCGGCCGTGAACGACCTGGTGCACCTGCTGGCAGAGCTGTTCGACAACGCGGCCGCGTTCTCCCCGCCGGACAGCACGGTGCTGGTCGAGGCGCGCCGGGTGGCCGACCGGGCGGTGCTGCTGATCGAGGATCGCGGCATCGGCATCGGCAAGGAGCGGCTGCGCGAGCTGAACCACCGGCTGGCCCACCCGAGCCCGGTGACCGCCGCGACGTGCCGCCAGATGGGCATCGAGGTGGTCAGCCGCCTCGCCCAGCGCCACGAGATGCGCGTCGAGCTGGAACGCGCCGGCGACCGCGGCATCGCCGCCTCCGTCGTCCTGCCCGCCCACGCCCTCGTGAACTGA
- a CDS encoding DUF5677 domain-containing protein, translating to MTTIEVRDDEEIARGAERAIDILAGALDALALEGSARVASGRVFTTVGAWWIGMTRSAQAIVLLRQSGLAHEAAPIARTILQHGLVLQWLADTGEQGVDAVAQYGYDNLRKLLRTLEEANWPMPPEAVIEEPPAPAPELAPLVRSFANFAQLCINYDAQQLYVPFRLLSALVHPTLESAMAYVADAGGLVSRAVAPTHSHVIQAGMCLIQAGQTVSSLIAGDPLRTALVAAEAALGMEVAPWQPTCRNQPGTS from the coding sequence GTGACGACGATCGAAGTACGTGATGACGAGGAGATCGCTCGGGGAGCCGAGCGCGCGATCGATATTCTCGCCGGAGCCCTCGACGCTTTGGCCTTGGAGGGATCAGCTCGGGTCGCCAGCGGGAGAGTCTTCACGACAGTAGGAGCCTGGTGGATCGGCATGACCAGGAGCGCACAGGCGATCGTTCTTCTCCGGCAAAGCGGTCTTGCCCATGAGGCTGCACCCATCGCCCGAACGATCTTGCAGCATGGCCTCGTCCTTCAATGGCTCGCGGACACCGGCGAGCAGGGGGTCGATGCCGTAGCTCAATACGGCTACGACAACCTTCGCAAACTGCTGCGGACCCTGGAAGAGGCCAACTGGCCCATGCCGCCCGAGGCGGTAATCGAGGAGCCACCGGCCCCGGCCCCAGAACTCGCGCCACTTGTACGCAGCTTCGCAAACTTTGCCCAGCTCTGCATCAACTACGATGCGCAACAACTGTACGTACCCTTTCGGCTTCTTTCCGCGCTTGTGCATCCCACCCTCGAAAGCGCAATGGCGTATGTCGCGGACGCCGGAGGACTAGTCTCGCGTGCCGTCGCGCCAACGCATTCGCACGTCATCCAGGCCGGTATGTGTCTCATCCAGGCGGGCCAAACCGTAAGCAGCCTGATCGCAGGCGACCCGCTTCGGACCGCATTGGTAGCCGCAGAGGCGGCCCTCGGCATGGAGGTCGCCCCCTGGCAACCGACCTGCCGCAACCAACCTGGCACGTCCTAA
- the lysS gene encoding lysine--tRNA ligase, translating to MAATPEADWVSRFADEVIAEAERRAPGKPIVCASGLSPSGPIHLGNLREVMTPHLVADEIRRRGHEVVHIISWDDYDRFRKVPAGIDESWAEHIGKPLTSVPAPAGSAYPNWAEHFKASMTESLAQLGVAHRGISQTQMYTSGAYQEQILLAMRERAKIDLVLDRYRTKGRTGAGAPQQGKLDEDEAAAAQEAAEGSGAAAEDDGTGATGYFPYKPYCSVCERDLTTVVAYDDESTELTYTCQCGHTETVLLSEHRRGKLVWKVDWPMRWAYEGVVFEPSGVDHSSPGSSFQVGGQIVGEVFGAQQPIGPMYAFVGISGMAKMSSSKGGVPTPADALQIMEPPLLRWLYARRRPNQAFKVAFDQEIQRLYDEWDTLGRKVAEGTANAADTAAYSRAVGTAAGLLPVTPHPLPYRTLASIVDITTGDPEQTLRILRDLDPADPVASLDETRPRLDRAQHWITTQVPAEQRTRVLPEPDATLLAKLDDDQRESLRLLLAGLDDHWSLEGLTTLVYGVPKTRLGLPMDVKPTPELKVAQREFFALLYHLLVGRDTGPRLPTLLLAVGPDQVRTLLTP from the coding sequence GTGGCCGCAACCCCGGAGGCCGACTGGGTCTCCCGCTTCGCTGACGAGGTCATCGCCGAGGCAGAGCGTCGCGCTCCGGGCAAACCGATCGTCTGCGCGTCCGGCCTGAGCCCGTCAGGACCGATCCACCTGGGCAACCTGCGCGAGGTGATGACCCCGCACCTGGTCGCCGACGAGATCCGGCGCCGCGGGCACGAGGTCGTGCACATCATCAGCTGGGACGACTACGACCGCTTCCGCAAGGTGCCCGCGGGCATCGACGAGTCCTGGGCCGAGCACATCGGCAAGCCGCTGACCTCGGTCCCGGCCCCGGCCGGCAGCGCGTACCCGAACTGGGCCGAGCACTTCAAGGCCTCGATGACCGAGTCGCTGGCGCAGCTGGGCGTGGCGCACCGCGGCATCAGCCAGACCCAGATGTACACCTCGGGGGCGTACCAGGAGCAGATCCTGCTGGCCATGCGCGAGCGCGCCAAGATCGACTTAGTGCTGGACCGCTACCGCACCAAGGGCCGCACCGGTGCGGGCGCCCCGCAGCAGGGCAAGCTCGACGAGGACGAGGCCGCCGCGGCACAGGAGGCCGCCGAGGGCTCCGGCGCGGCCGCCGAGGACGACGGCACCGGCGCGACGGGCTACTTCCCCTACAAGCCGTACTGCTCGGTCTGCGAGCGCGACCTGACCACCGTGGTGGCCTACGACGACGAGTCGACCGAGCTGACCTACACCTGCCAGTGCGGGCACACCGAGACGGTGCTGCTGTCCGAGCACCGCCGCGGCAAGCTGGTGTGGAAGGTCGACTGGCCGATGCGCTGGGCGTACGAGGGCGTGGTGTTCGAGCCCTCGGGCGTGGACCACTCCTCCCCCGGCTCGTCGTTCCAGGTCGGCGGGCAGATCGTCGGCGAGGTGTTCGGCGCGCAGCAGCCGATCGGCCCGATGTACGCCTTCGTCGGCATCTCCGGCATGGCGAAGATGAGCAGCTCGAAGGGCGGCGTGCCGACCCCGGCCGACGCGCTGCAGATCATGGAGCCGCCGCTGCTGCGCTGGCTCTACGCGCGCCGCCGTCCGAACCAGGCGTTCAAGGTCGCCTTCGACCAGGAGATCCAGCGCCTGTACGACGAGTGGGACACCCTGGGCCGCAAGGTGGCCGAGGGCACCGCGAACGCCGCCGACACCGCCGCGTACAGCCGGGCCGTCGGCACCGCCGCGGGCCTGCTGCCGGTGACGCCGCATCCGCTGCCGTACCGCACGCTGGCCTCGATCGTGGACATCACCACCGGCGACCCGGAGCAGACCCTGCGCATCCTGCGCGACCTGGACCCGGCCGACCCGGTGGCCTCGCTCGACGAGACCCGCCCGCGCCTGGACCGCGCCCAGCACTGGATCACCACCCAGGTCCCAGCGGAGCAGCGCACCCGCGTCCTGCCCGAGCCCGACGCCACCCTGCTGGCCAAGCTCGACGACGATCAGCGCGAGTCCCTGCGCCTGCTGCTGGCCGGCCTGGACGACCACTGGTCCCTGGAGGGCCTGACCACCCTGGTCTACGGCGTCCCCAAGACCCGCCTGGGCCTGCCCATGGACGTCAAGCCGACACCCGAGCTGAAGGTCGCCCAGCGCGAGTTCTTCGCCCTGCTCTACCACCTGCTGGTAGGCCGCGACACCGGCCCGCGCCTGCCCACCCTCCTGCTCGCCGTCGGCCCCGACCAGGTCCGCACCCTGCTGACCCCCTGA